One Oncorhynchus kisutch isolate 150728-3 linkage group LG30, Okis_V2, whole genome shotgun sequence genomic window, TTCATGAAGACCTTGCAAGGTGAAGCCCTCCCTTCGCTCATTGAGACCATGATGGAGAACCTGCAGTCGGTCATGCTGCAGTCAGACACCCTCAGCCCCAGCAAGGATCGATGGGACGTGGATGGCATTTTCGCCTTCTGCTACAAGGTCATATTCGAGTCGAGCTACCTGACACTCTTCGGCAAGGATCTGGGTAACGACAAGAATGCTGCGCGCCAGGAGGCCCAGAAGGCTTTGGTCCTCAACACCCTGGAGAACTTCAAGGAGTTCGACAAGATCTTCCCGGCGTTGGTGGCTGGGTTGCCCATCCATGTGTTCAAGAGTGCCCACTCTGCAAGGGAGAACCTGGCTAAGACCATGCTGGCTGAGAACTTGAGCAAACGCGAGAATGTATCGGACCTGATCTCACTGCGCATGCTGCTGAATGACACCCTGTCGACCTTCAATGACCTGAGCAAGGCCCGCACCCACGTGGCTCTGCTGTGGGCCTCGCAGGCCAACACGCTCCCGACTGCCTTCTGGAGCCTGCTCCACATGATTAGGTATgtacagatgttggatcttaatttgagccagcttACAACAGCAGGAAAAGtgtcctgcagcaacaggacatttgaattattatgtggattacaattcatggacatttctataggggttgatacatttttcattagggcaaaacaagtctgaaatgtcaatcctttttaaaactcaaatataatagaagtttgcatttcctgcattgtgtgtgtgtgtgtgtggggggaggggtgtaTCCGCTTAGCTATCTTGTTCAAACAGCTGAACATAGATGCTGTGCTCATTAGGGTGGAGATAAGGGCTGAGCAATGTATTTTGTAACAGTCCTGTACAGTAAATTGGCATTCTCAACTACTGACTGCGACTTAGTGCTAGCTCACAGTAACTCCTGCCATAACAGAGGTGTCAAGAACGACTCCTTGGAGAAACATAGCATTCCCTTTATGTCATAGAGCTGCAGAGAACAACCTGGTCCAAAGGGCATGTTGGGAATATGTTGATACATGATCTGTATAGTCTGAACTTGATGGTTTGACTTACCCTCCATCTTGTCTTGCCTCTTCAGGAGTCCTGAGGCTATGAAAGCAGCCAATGAGGAGGTGAAGAATATTCTGGAGAGTTCAGGTCAGCGTGTCGACCCTAGCAAACCACAACTCACTCTCTCCCGGGAGGACCTGGACAACATGCCTGTAATAGGTAAGGGGAAGCTGCAATATACCAAAACTGATTTAGTAGATATTTTTCCAAAATCATGTTTGACACGAAAGTCAAGCTGTCCAGTGAATATGGTATTATAAAGAACCATGTCTTCTTGCCCTGCAGACAGCATCATCAAGGAGGCTATGCGTCTGTCGAGCGCATCAATGAACATCCGAGTGGCCAAAGAGGACTTCCTGCTTCACCTTGATAACCAGGAGTCGTACCGCATCCGCAAAGATGACGTCATCGCCCTCTACCCCCAGATGCTCCACTTTGACCCAAAGATTTATGAGGATCCCTTGGTGAGTGATGCTCAGAGTCTTTCCTTTAAAGATGAAAGGCCATATAACTAGGGTTAGGAGTGTGTCAGTCTTTCCTCtaactcccctctctctgtcaatccACAGACCTACAAATACGACAGATATCTTGATGACAACGGCCAGGAGAAGACAACGTTCTACAGGGAGGGACGCAAGCTGAGGTACTACTACATGCCTTTCGGCTCAGGGGTGACCAAGTGCCCTGGGCGCTTCTTCGCCGTGCATGAGATCAAGCAGTTCCTGGCGCTGGTTCTGTCCTACTTCAACATGGAGCTCCTAGACTCAGCCGTTAAAGTGCCTCCTCTCGACCAATCACGTGCAGGTCTGGGGATCCTGCAACCCACCTATGACGTTGACTTTCGATACAAACTGAAAACTCAGTAAGACGGACTCCACTCATCTACTTTCTTAATAATGTAAATTGTACATATTGTATATTTAAGAATTGAAGCCACAATGATGTACATAGGAAGCAATGTATTGTTCTAATGTCTTTTTGAAGTTGATACGCAAAACAAAAGCCACAGAGTGGTTTGTGATCGCCTCAGAATGGTAGCACTGGCGAAACGCCCATCCCATTTCGAAAGTGACATTGGTAGAACTCCATATAAGTGTTATCAGTAATATTTACTGCATCTTCCAGTTAATCATCATAACTATATCCTTATTGTCGACCTCCATCTTTGAACTGTGAAATCATTCAACATTGCAGAGGTAATTCTGTTTGTGACCCTCACTATCAGTAGTTAGTTGGTAAATGCCACTATTTACTGTGATGTTGAATGGCTCTAACTACACCAACTGAGTAGAGTAATGTACATTGTAGTTCCATTGAAAGATTCCCTCTGCTAGGATGAAATACATTTTGGTAATCTGTATTAATGTTTACTTTGATATACTGTACAAAACAAGTATTAAAATGCATGCAATGTTTAATTTGATATACTTTATAAAACGAGTATAAAATCAATACATTTCTATAACAGTGTATTGTGTCATTCATTTGTTCAT contains:
- the LOC109875009 gene encoding cytochrome P450 7A1-like, which gives rise to MIITVSLIWVVVISFCCCLWLALGIRKRKPGEPPVENGLIPYLGCAVQFGANPLEFLRSRQNKYGHIFTCKIAGKYFHFLCDPFSYHAVIRQGRHLDWKKFHFSTSVKAFGHDSMDPRHGYTTENLHQTFMKTLQGEALPSLIETMMENLQSVMLQSDTLSPSKDRWDVDGIFAFCYKVIFESSYLTLFGKDLGNDKNAARQEAQKALVLNTLENFKEFDKIFPALVAGLPIHVFKSAHSARENLAKTMLAENLSKRENVSDLISLRMLLNDTLSTFNDLSKARTHVALLWASQANTLPTAFWSLLHMIRSPEAMKAANEEVKNILESSGQRVDPSKPQLTLSREDLDNMPVIDSIIKEAMRLSSASMNIRVAKEDFLLHLDNQESYRIRKDDVIALYPQMLHFDPKIYEDPLTYKYDRYLDDNGQEKTTFYREGRKLRYYYMPFGSGVTKCPGRFFAVHEIKQFLALVLSYFNMELLDSAVKVPPLDQSRAGLGILQPTYDVDFRYKLKTQ